A genomic stretch from Falco naumanni isolate bFalNau1 chromosome 4, bFalNau1.pat, whole genome shotgun sequence includes:
- the CREB3L3 gene encoding cyclic AMP-responsive element-binding protein 3-like protein 3 isoform X5 gives MASGVGSLDSLDLLDLLFDRQDGILRGVELGTPPGAWHKDGHAQDSEDFLSSILGSGDSVSDSPSWSPAASDSGVSEDPPSDQLDSPPRCCDGGPSEVLYPYAGPCRGLPLPGGTGVLHPEVSIDLDMWHPGFFLEESQDLPTVSPPASCTLTVKDLLLSGSSDASQGQFQELVLTEDEKKLLAKEGVSLPTQLPLTKYEERVLKKIRRKIRNKQSAQESRKKKKEYIDGLESRMSACTAQNQELQRKVLHLEKQNSSLLEQLKKLQALVVQSSNKAAQTGTCIAVLLLSFTLIVFPSISPFAPGKAEADGDFRPVRVFSRSLHNAAASRVAYSQPQAGDEKLPEPLWPERLGDTPETLHEAFGGRTFTPRLDKAPPHNSTQPLTSEGLSHGAEDPANAVLGDDTAPHHGLASLAWTEAGHSRPAVLEPAEEL, from the exons ATGGCCTCTGGCGTGGGCAGCCTCGACAGTCTCGACCTGCTGGACCTCCTCTTTGACCGCCAGGATGGGATTCTCCGTGGTGTGGAGCTGGGGACGCCACCGGGTGCCTGGCACAAGGATGGG CATGCCCAGGACAGCGAGGACTTCCTCAGCTCTATCCTGGGCTCCGGGGACTCGGTGTCGGACTCACCCAGCTGGTCCCCGGCTGCCAGTGACAGCGGGGTCTCTGAGGACCCCCCCTCTGACCAGCTCGACAGCCCCCCCAGGTGCTGTGATGGGGGTCCCAGCGAGGTCCTGTACCCTTACGCCGGCCCCTGTCGGGGTCTGCCCCTCCCGGGGGGGACTGGGGTCCTGCACCCCGAGGTCTCCATCGACCTGG ACATGTGGCACCCCGGCTTCTTCCTGGAGGAGAGCCAGGACCTGCCCACAGTCTCCCCACCGGCATCCTGTACCCTCACCGTGAAGGACCTGCTGCTCTCAGGCAGCTCTGATGCC AGCCAGGGGCAGTTCCAGGAGCTGGTGCTGACTGAGGACGAGAAGAAGCTGCTGGCGAAGgagggggtgtccctgcccacacaGCTGCCCCTCACCAAG TACGAGGAGCGGGTGCTGAAGAAGATCCGGCGGAAGATCCGGAACAAGCAATCGGCTCAGGAGAGCCgcaagaagaagaaggaatatATTGATGGGCTGGAGAGCCG GATGTCGGCGTGCACGGCCCAGaaccaggagctgcagaggaaagTCCTGCACCTAGAGAAGCAGAACTC gtcCCTCCTAGAGCAGCTGAAGAAGCTCCAGGCTCTTGTGGTACAGTCAAGCAACAAGGCAGCGCAGACGGGAACCTGCATCGCG gtcctgctgctgtctttcaCACTCATCGTCTTCCCCTCCATCAGCCCCTTTGCCCCTGGCAAGGCAGAGGCAGATGGCGACTTCAGACCCGTGCGAG TTTTCTCCAGGTCCCTGCACAATGCGGCTGCCTCCCGCGTGGCTTACTCACAGCCCCAAGCTGGGGACGAGAAGCTCCCGGAGCCACTTTGGCCAGAGCGCCTGGGTGACACCCCCGAGACCCTGCACGAAGCTTTCGGTGGCCGCACATTCACCCCACGCCTGGACAAAGCCCCCCCCCATAACAGCACGCAGCCACTCACCTCCGAGGGGCTGAGCCACGGGGCCGAGGATCCAGCGaatgctgtgctgggggatgaCACCGCACCGCACCACGGCCTGGCATCGCTGGCTTGGACCGAGGCTGGCCACAGCAGGCCTGCGGTGCTGGAGCCGGCTGAGGAGCTCTAA
- the CREB3L3 gene encoding cyclic AMP-responsive element-binding protein 3-like protein 3 isoform X2 gives MASGVGSLDSLDLLDLLFDRQDGILRGVELGTPPGAWHKDGHAQDSEDFLSSILGSGDSVSDSPSWSPAASDSGVSEDPPSDQLDSPPRCCDGGPSEVLYPYAGPCRGLPLPGGTGVLHPEVSIDLDMWHPGFFLEESQDLPTVSPPASCTLTVKDLLLSGSSDAGCHPAVAPQQPQVPTSLLRQSQGQFQELVLTEDEKKLLAKEGVSLPTQLPLTKYEERVLKKIRRKIRNKQSAQESRKKKKEYIDGLESRMSACTAQNQELQRKVLHLEKQNSSLLEQLKKLQALVVQSSNKAAQTGTCIAVLLLSFTLIVFPSISPFAPGKAEADGDFRPVRVFSRSLHNAAASRVAYSQPQAGDEKLPEPLWPERLGDTPETLHEAFGGRTFTPRLDKAPPHNSTQPLTSEGLSHGAEDPANAVLGDDTAPHHGLASLAWTEAGHSRPAVLEPAEEL, from the exons ATGGCCTCTGGCGTGGGCAGCCTCGACAGTCTCGACCTGCTGGACCTCCTCTTTGACCGCCAGGATGGGATTCTCCGTGGTGTGGAGCTGGGGACGCCACCGGGTGCCTGGCACAAGGATGGG CATGCCCAGGACAGCGAGGACTTCCTCAGCTCTATCCTGGGCTCCGGGGACTCGGTGTCGGACTCACCCAGCTGGTCCCCGGCTGCCAGTGACAGCGGGGTCTCTGAGGACCCCCCCTCTGACCAGCTCGACAGCCCCCCCAGGTGCTGTGATGGGGGTCCCAGCGAGGTCCTGTACCCTTACGCCGGCCCCTGTCGGGGTCTGCCCCTCCCGGGGGGGACTGGGGTCCTGCACCCCGAGGTCTCCATCGACCTGG ACATGTGGCACCCCGGCTTCTTCCTGGAGGAGAGCCAGGACCTGCCCACAGTCTCCCCACCGGCATCCTGTACCCTCACCGTGAAGGACCTGCTGCTCTCAGGCAGCTCTGATGCC GGCTGTCACCCAGCTGTggccccccagcagccacaggtgcccacctccctgctgcGGCAGAGCCAGGGGCAGTTCCAGGAGCTGGTGCTGACTGAGGACGAGAAGAAGCTGCTGGCGAAGgagggggtgtccctgcccacacaGCTGCCCCTCACCAAG TACGAGGAGCGGGTGCTGAAGAAGATCCGGCGGAAGATCCGGAACAAGCAATCGGCTCAGGAGAGCCgcaagaagaagaaggaatatATTGATGGGCTGGAGAGCCG GATGTCGGCGTGCACGGCCCAGaaccaggagctgcagaggaaagTCCTGCACCTAGAGAAGCAGAACTC gtcCCTCCTAGAGCAGCTGAAGAAGCTCCAGGCTCTTGTGGTACAGTCAAGCAACAAGGCAGCGCAGACGGGAACCTGCATCGCG gtcctgctgctgtctttcaCACTCATCGTCTTCCCCTCCATCAGCCCCTTTGCCCCTGGCAAGGCAGAGGCAGATGGCGACTTCAGACCCGTGCGAG TTTTCTCCAGGTCCCTGCACAATGCGGCTGCCTCCCGCGTGGCTTACTCACAGCCCCAAGCTGGGGACGAGAAGCTCCCGGAGCCACTTTGGCCAGAGCGCCTGGGTGACACCCCCGAGACCCTGCACGAAGCTTTCGGTGGCCGCACATTCACCCCACGCCTGGACAAAGCCCCCCCCCATAACAGCACGCAGCCACTCACCTCCGAGGGGCTGAGCCACGGGGCCGAGGATCCAGCGaatgctgtgctgggggatgaCACCGCACCGCACCACGGCCTGGCATCGCTGGCTTGGACCGAGGCTGGCCACAGCAGGCCTGCGGTGCTGGAGCCGGCTGAGGAGCTCTAA
- the CREB3L3 gene encoding cyclic AMP-responsive element-binding protein 3-like protein 3 isoform X3, which produces MLFLCSWSLNFATWVRAPRRRRWLGSVSAPLPCVLRGLRRQDSSKGAGSHTAMASGVGSLDSLDLLDLLFDRQDGILRGVELGTPPGAWHKDGHAQDSEDFLSSILGSGDSVSDSPSWSPAASDSGVSEDPPSDQLDSPPRCCDGGPSEVLYPYAGPCRGLPLPGGTGVLHPEVSIDLDMWHPGFFLEESQDLPTVSPPASCTLTVKDLLLSGSSDAQPQVPTSLLRQSQGQFQELVLTEDEKKLLAKEGVSLPTQLPLTKYEERVLKKIRRKIRNKQSAQESRKKKKEYIDGLESRMSACTAQNQELQRKVLHLEKQNSSLLEQLKKLQALVVQSSNKAAQTGTCIAVLLLSFTLIVFPSISPFAPGKAEADGDFRPVRVFSRSLHNAAASRVAYSQPQAGDEKLPEPLWPERLGDTPETLHEAFGGRTFTPRLDKAPPHNSTQPLTSEGLSHGAEDPANAVLGDDTAPHHGLASLAWTEAGHSRPAVLEPAEEL; this is translated from the exons ATGTTATTTCTGTGCAGTTGGAGTTTAAACTTTGCCACTTGGGTCAGGGCACCAcggaggaggaggtggctgggaTCGGTGTCCGCCCCGCTCCCCTGTGTGCTGAGGGGATTGAGAAGACAGGACAGCTCCAAGGGAGCAGGATCTCACACAG CCATGGCCTCTGGCGTGGGCAGCCTCGACAGTCTCGACCTGCTGGACCTCCTCTTTGACCGCCAGGATGGGATTCTCCGTGGTGTGGAGCTGGGGACGCCACCGGGTGCCTGGCACAAGGATGGG CATGCCCAGGACAGCGAGGACTTCCTCAGCTCTATCCTGGGCTCCGGGGACTCGGTGTCGGACTCACCCAGCTGGTCCCCGGCTGCCAGTGACAGCGGGGTCTCTGAGGACCCCCCCTCTGACCAGCTCGACAGCCCCCCCAGGTGCTGTGATGGGGGTCCCAGCGAGGTCCTGTACCCTTACGCCGGCCCCTGTCGGGGTCTGCCCCTCCCGGGGGGGACTGGGGTCCTGCACCCCGAGGTCTCCATCGACCTGG ACATGTGGCACCCCGGCTTCTTCCTGGAGGAGAGCCAGGACCTGCCCACAGTCTCCCCACCGGCATCCTGTACCCTCACCGTGAAGGACCTGCTGCTCTCAGGCAGCTCTGATGCC cagccacaggtgcccacctccctgctgcGGCAGAGCCAGGGGCAGTTCCAGGAGCTGGTGCTGACTGAGGACGAGAAGAAGCTGCTGGCGAAGgagggggtgtccctgcccacacaGCTGCCCCTCACCAAG TACGAGGAGCGGGTGCTGAAGAAGATCCGGCGGAAGATCCGGAACAAGCAATCGGCTCAGGAGAGCCgcaagaagaagaaggaatatATTGATGGGCTGGAGAGCCG GATGTCGGCGTGCACGGCCCAGaaccaggagctgcagaggaaagTCCTGCACCTAGAGAAGCAGAACTC gtcCCTCCTAGAGCAGCTGAAGAAGCTCCAGGCTCTTGTGGTACAGTCAAGCAACAAGGCAGCGCAGACGGGAACCTGCATCGCG gtcctgctgctgtctttcaCACTCATCGTCTTCCCCTCCATCAGCCCCTTTGCCCCTGGCAAGGCAGAGGCAGATGGCGACTTCAGACCCGTGCGAG TTTTCTCCAGGTCCCTGCACAATGCGGCTGCCTCCCGCGTGGCTTACTCACAGCCCCAAGCTGGGGACGAGAAGCTCCCGGAGCCACTTTGGCCAGAGCGCCTGGGTGACACCCCCGAGACCCTGCACGAAGCTTTCGGTGGCCGCACATTCACCCCACGCCTGGACAAAGCCCCCCCCCATAACAGCACGCAGCCACTCACCTCCGAGGGGCTGAGCCACGGGGCCGAGGATCCAGCGaatgctgtgctgggggatgaCACCGCACCGCACCACGGCCTGGCATCGCTGGCTTGGACCGAGGCTGGCCACAGCAGGCCTGCGGTGCTGGAGCCGGCTGAGGAGCTCTAA
- the CREB3L3 gene encoding cyclic AMP-responsive element-binding protein 3-like protein 3 isoform X4: protein MASGVGSLDSLDLLDLLFDRQDGILRGVELGTPPGAWHKDGHAQDSEDFLSSILGSGDSVSDSPSWSPAASDSGVSEDPPSDQLDSPPRCCDGGPSEVLYPYAGPCRGLPLPGGTGVLHPEVSIDLDMWHPGFFLEESQDLPTVSPPASCTLTVKDLLLSGSSDAPQVPTSLLRQSQGQFQELVLTEDEKKLLAKEGVSLPTQLPLTKYEERVLKKIRRKIRNKQSAQESRKKKKEYIDGLESRMSACTAQNQELQRKVLHLEKQNSSLLEQLKKLQALVVQSSNKAAQTGTCIAVLLLSFTLIVFPSISPFAPGKAEADGDFRPVRVFSRSLHNAAASRVAYSQPQAGDEKLPEPLWPERLGDTPETLHEAFGGRTFTPRLDKAPPHNSTQPLTSEGLSHGAEDPANAVLGDDTAPHHGLASLAWTEAGHSRPAVLEPAEEL, encoded by the exons ATGGCCTCTGGCGTGGGCAGCCTCGACAGTCTCGACCTGCTGGACCTCCTCTTTGACCGCCAGGATGGGATTCTCCGTGGTGTGGAGCTGGGGACGCCACCGGGTGCCTGGCACAAGGATGGG CATGCCCAGGACAGCGAGGACTTCCTCAGCTCTATCCTGGGCTCCGGGGACTCGGTGTCGGACTCACCCAGCTGGTCCCCGGCTGCCAGTGACAGCGGGGTCTCTGAGGACCCCCCCTCTGACCAGCTCGACAGCCCCCCCAGGTGCTGTGATGGGGGTCCCAGCGAGGTCCTGTACCCTTACGCCGGCCCCTGTCGGGGTCTGCCCCTCCCGGGGGGGACTGGGGTCCTGCACCCCGAGGTCTCCATCGACCTGG ACATGTGGCACCCCGGCTTCTTCCTGGAGGAGAGCCAGGACCTGCCCACAGTCTCCCCACCGGCATCCTGTACCCTCACCGTGAAGGACCTGCTGCTCTCAGGCAGCTCTGATGCC ccacaggtgcccacctccctgctgcGGCAGAGCCAGGGGCAGTTCCAGGAGCTGGTGCTGACTGAGGACGAGAAGAAGCTGCTGGCGAAGgagggggtgtccctgcccacacaGCTGCCCCTCACCAAG TACGAGGAGCGGGTGCTGAAGAAGATCCGGCGGAAGATCCGGAACAAGCAATCGGCTCAGGAGAGCCgcaagaagaagaaggaatatATTGATGGGCTGGAGAGCCG GATGTCGGCGTGCACGGCCCAGaaccaggagctgcagaggaaagTCCTGCACCTAGAGAAGCAGAACTC gtcCCTCCTAGAGCAGCTGAAGAAGCTCCAGGCTCTTGTGGTACAGTCAAGCAACAAGGCAGCGCAGACGGGAACCTGCATCGCG gtcctgctgctgtctttcaCACTCATCGTCTTCCCCTCCATCAGCCCCTTTGCCCCTGGCAAGGCAGAGGCAGATGGCGACTTCAGACCCGTGCGAG TTTTCTCCAGGTCCCTGCACAATGCGGCTGCCTCCCGCGTGGCTTACTCACAGCCCCAAGCTGGGGACGAGAAGCTCCCGGAGCCACTTTGGCCAGAGCGCCTGGGTGACACCCCCGAGACCCTGCACGAAGCTTTCGGTGGCCGCACATTCACCCCACGCCTGGACAAAGCCCCCCCCCATAACAGCACGCAGCCACTCACCTCCGAGGGGCTGAGCCACGGGGCCGAGGATCCAGCGaatgctgtgctgggggatgaCACCGCACCGCACCACGGCCTGGCATCGCTGGCTTGGACCGAGGCTGGCCACAGCAGGCCTGCGGTGCTGGAGCCGGCTGAGGAGCTCTAA
- the CREB3L3 gene encoding cyclic AMP-responsive element-binding protein 3-like protein 3 isoform X1 — protein MASGVGSLDSLDLLDLLFDRQDGILRGVELGTPPGAWHKDGHAQDSEDFLSSILGSGDSVSDSPSWSPAASDSGVSEDPPSDQLDSPPRCCDGGPSEVLYPYAGPCRGLPLPGGTGVLHPEVSIDLDMWHPGFFLEESQDLPTVSPPASCTLTVKDLLLSGSSDAARGDPTTQGCHPAVAPQQPQVPTSLLRQSQGQFQELVLTEDEKKLLAKEGVSLPTQLPLTKYEERVLKKIRRKIRNKQSAQESRKKKKEYIDGLESRMSACTAQNQELQRKVLHLEKQNSSLLEQLKKLQALVVQSSNKAAQTGTCIAVLLLSFTLIVFPSISPFAPGKAEADGDFRPVRVFSRSLHNAAASRVAYSQPQAGDEKLPEPLWPERLGDTPETLHEAFGGRTFTPRLDKAPPHNSTQPLTSEGLSHGAEDPANAVLGDDTAPHHGLASLAWTEAGHSRPAVLEPAEEL, from the exons ATGGCCTCTGGCGTGGGCAGCCTCGACAGTCTCGACCTGCTGGACCTCCTCTTTGACCGCCAGGATGGGATTCTCCGTGGTGTGGAGCTGGGGACGCCACCGGGTGCCTGGCACAAGGATGGG CATGCCCAGGACAGCGAGGACTTCCTCAGCTCTATCCTGGGCTCCGGGGACTCGGTGTCGGACTCACCCAGCTGGTCCCCGGCTGCCAGTGACAGCGGGGTCTCTGAGGACCCCCCCTCTGACCAGCTCGACAGCCCCCCCAGGTGCTGTGATGGGGGTCCCAGCGAGGTCCTGTACCCTTACGCCGGCCCCTGTCGGGGTCTGCCCCTCCCGGGGGGGACTGGGGTCCTGCACCCCGAGGTCTCCATCGACCTGG ACATGTGGCACCCCGGCTTCTTCCTGGAGGAGAGCCAGGACCTGCCCACAGTCTCCCCACCGGCATCCTGTACCCTCACCGTGAAGGACCTGCTGCTCTCAGGCAGCTCTGATGCC GCACGGGGTGACCCCACCACCCAGGGCTGTCACCCAGCTGTggccccccagcagccacaggtgcccacctccctgctgcGGCAGAGCCAGGGGCAGTTCCAGGAGCTGGTGCTGACTGAGGACGAGAAGAAGCTGCTGGCGAAGgagggggtgtccctgcccacacaGCTGCCCCTCACCAAG TACGAGGAGCGGGTGCTGAAGAAGATCCGGCGGAAGATCCGGAACAAGCAATCGGCTCAGGAGAGCCgcaagaagaagaaggaatatATTGATGGGCTGGAGAGCCG GATGTCGGCGTGCACGGCCCAGaaccaggagctgcagaggaaagTCCTGCACCTAGAGAAGCAGAACTC gtcCCTCCTAGAGCAGCTGAAGAAGCTCCAGGCTCTTGTGGTACAGTCAAGCAACAAGGCAGCGCAGACGGGAACCTGCATCGCG gtcctgctgctgtctttcaCACTCATCGTCTTCCCCTCCATCAGCCCCTTTGCCCCTGGCAAGGCAGAGGCAGATGGCGACTTCAGACCCGTGCGAG TTTTCTCCAGGTCCCTGCACAATGCGGCTGCCTCCCGCGTGGCTTACTCACAGCCCCAAGCTGGGGACGAGAAGCTCCCGGAGCCACTTTGGCCAGAGCGCCTGGGTGACACCCCCGAGACCCTGCACGAAGCTTTCGGTGGCCGCACATTCACCCCACGCCTGGACAAAGCCCCCCCCCATAACAGCACGCAGCCACTCACCTCCGAGGGGCTGAGCCACGGGGCCGAGGATCCAGCGaatgctgtgctgggggatgaCACCGCACCGCACCACGGCCTGGCATCGCTGGCTTGGACCGAGGCTGGCCACAGCAGGCCTGCGGTGCTGGAGCCGGCTGAGGAGCTCTAA
- the MAP2K2 gene encoding dual specificity mitogen-activated protein kinase kinase 2, which produces MLAKRKPALPALNIAPSAAEGPSPDGSAEANLVDLQKKLEELELDEQQKKRLEAFLTQKAKVGELKDDDFERISELGAGNGGVVTKVQHKPSGLIMARKLIHLEIKPAIRNQIIRELQVLHECNSPYIVGFYGAFYSDGEISICMEHMDGGSLDQVLKEAKRIPEEILGKVSIAVLRGLAYLREKHQIMHRDVKPSNILVNSRGEIKLCDFGVSGQLIDSMANSFVGTRSYMSPERLQGTHYSVQSDIWSMGLSLVELSIGRYPIPPPDSKELEAIFGRPVVDGAEGESHSISPRARPPGRPVSGHGMDSRPAMAIFELLDYIVNEPPPKLPNGVFTQDFQEFVNKCLIKNPAERADLKMLMSHTFIKRSEVEEVDFAGWLCRTLRLNQPSTPTRAAM; this is translated from the exons atGCTGGCCAAGAGGAAGCCGGCGCTGCCGGCCCTCAACATCGCCCCCAGCGCTGCCGAGGGGCCGAGCCCCGACGGCTCCGCCGA gGCAAACCTGGTGGACCTTCAGAAGAAGCTTGAGGAACTGGAGCTGGATGAGCAGCAGAAGAAGCGCCTGGAAGCTTTCCTCACACAAAAAGCCAAAGTGGGCGAGCTGAAGGACGATGACTTTGAGAGGATCTCTGAATTGGGGGCTGGCAATGGCGGTGTGGTCACCAAAGTGCAGCACAAACCCTCAGGGCTCATTATGGCACGGAAG CTGATTCATTTAGAAATCAAACCGGCTATCAGGAATCAGATTATCCgagagctgcaggtgctgcatgAGTGCAATTCCCCATATATCGTGGGTTTCTATGGAGCTTTCTACAGCGACGGAGAGATTTCCATCTGCATGGAGCACATG gatgGGGGCTCTTTGGATCAAGTGTTGAAAGAAGCCAAAAGAATTCCTGAGGAGATCTTGGGGAAAGTCAGTATAGCG GTTCTGAGGGGTTTGGCCTATCTGAGAGAGAAGCACCAAATCATGCACAGAG ATGTGAAGCCTTCTAACATCCTGGTTAATTCTCGAGGAGAGATTAAGCTGTGTGATTTCGGGGTCAGCGGTCAACTCATTGACTCCATGGCAAACTCTTTTGTGGGAACTCGGTCCTACATGTCT CCTGAGCGGTTGCAGGGCACCCACTACTCGGTCCAGTCTGACATCTGGAGCATGGGTCTGTCGTTAGTGGAGCTGTCTATCGGAAGGTACCCAATCCCCCCGCCAGACTCCAAGGAACTGGAAGCAATATTTGGCCGTCCTGTGGTGGACGGGGCAGAGGGAGAGTCTCACAGCATCTCGCCGCGGGCCAGGCCCCCAGGACGCCCCGTCAGTG GCCACGGGATGGACAGCCGGCCTGCCATGGCCATCTTTGAACTGCTGGATTATATAGTTAATGAG ccacctcccaAGCTGCCGAATGGAGTTTTCACGCAAGATTTCCAGGAGTTTGTAAATAAATG CTTAATTAAAAATCCAGCAGAACGGGCAGATCTGAAGATGCTGATG AGTCACACCTTCATCAAACGCTCCGAAGTGGAGGAGGTGGATTTCGCCGGTTGGCTGTGCAGAACACTGCGGTTGAACCAGCCCAGCACGCCCACCCGCGCTGCCATGTGA